A window of the Catharus ustulatus isolate bCatUst1 chromosome 23, bCatUst1.pri.v2, whole genome shotgun sequence genome harbors these coding sequences:
- the IFI35 gene encoding interferon-induced 35 kDa protein — MDSEENSFVRLPLSEAPQDDGSESPERLREEIERCKELYHALEQDHINLQMAKEAAEQRTQELKREEELHKVLVQQLTLHGDEERAHQIFTIKEENNRLMQEKQILKNKLEELKNKALWNNPMMMSSSLPEKKVIFKGLTANKEDMNKLMLTPLIHYPLPGGSALITFEEAKVAQRIIEMREHTVELSCGELEELDQCRMRVQAVPMELPLPSALEIRLTPSQRSILLSALPSLDITREALLDKLELFFSKKKNGGSEVESREFLEDSDQVVMTFTQDGVAEPLIEKGHIQVPIGKGKYKVKISPCMSGDISNLQLQPSRCPRTVLLLGIPDVLSEESMRDALEIHFQKASRGGGEVDALAYVPAGRTGLAVFVEDMG, encoded by the exons ATGGATTCGGAGGAG AACTCCTTCGTCCGGCTGCCCCTCAGTGAGGCCCCGCAGGATGATGGCTCGGAGAGCCCCGAACGGCTCCGGGAAGAGATCGAGCGGTGCAAG GAGCTTTACCATGCTCTGGAGCAAGACCATATAAACCTACAAATGGCCAAGGAAGCTGCAGAGCAAAGGACACAAGAGctgaaaagagaagaagaaCTTCATAAAGTTTTGGTGCAACAACTGACTTTACATGGAGATGAAGAAAGAGCCCACCAG atTTTTACAATAAAGGAGGAGAATAACAGGCTGATGCAGGAGAAgcagattctgaaaaataaactggaaGAACTGAAGAACAAGGCCCTCTGGAATAATCCTATGATG ATGTCGTCTTCCTTGCCGGAAAAGAAAGTGATCTTTAAGGGACTCACAGCAAATAAGGAGGACATGAACAAGCTGATGCTCACCCCACTGATCCACTACCCTCTGCCGGGGGGTTCAGCTCTCATCACCTTTGAGGAGGCAAAGG tgGCCCAGAGGATCATAGAGATGAGGGAGCACACggtggagctgagctgtggggagctggaggagcttgaCCAGTGCAGAATGCGAGTGCAGGCAGTGCCCATGGAGCTCCCGCTGCCATCTGCCCTGGAG ATCAGGCTGACTCCGAGCCAGAGGAGCATCCTTTTGTCTGCCTTGCCCAGCCTGGACATCACCAGGGAGGCACTGCTGGACAAGCTGGAGCTCTTcttcagcaagaaaaagaatggGGGCAGTGAGGTGGAGAGCAGGGAGTTCCTGGAGGACTCTGACCAGGTGGTGATGACCTTCACACAGGATGGAG TGGCAGAGCCGCTGATTGAAAAAGGACACATCCAAGTGCCCATTGGGAAAGGGAAATACAAAGTCAAAATCTCACCGTGCATGAGCGGAGACATCTCTAACCTGCAG ctgcagccctcCCGCTGCCCCAGGaccgtgctgctgctgggcatcCCCGATGTGCTGAGTGAGGAGTCCATGAGGGACGCCCTGGAGATCCATTTCCAGAAGGCCAGCCGCGGCGGCGGGGAGGTGGATGCCCTCGCCTACGTCCCGGCGGGGCGGACGGGGCTGGCCGTGTTCGTGGAGGACATGGGCTAG
- the RPL27 gene encoding 60S ribosomal protein L27, with amino-acid sequence MGKFMKPGKVVLVLAGRYSGRKAVIVKNIDDGTSDRPYSHALVAGIDRYPRKVTAAMGKKKIAKRSKIKSFVKVYNYNHLMPTRYSVDIPLDKTVVNKDVFRDPALKRKARREAKVKFEERYKTGKNKWFFQKLRF; translated from the exons ATGGGCAAGTTCATGAAACCGGGGAaggtggtgctggtgctggccGGCCGCTACTCGGGGCGCAAGGCCGTGATCGTGAAG AACATCGACGATGGCACCTCGGACCGACCGTACAGCCACGCCTTGGTGGCCGGCATCGACCGCTACCCGCGTAAGGTGactgctgccatgggcaagAAAAAGATCGCTAAAAGGTCCAAGATCAAGTCTTTCGTGAAGGTTTACAACTACAACCACCTGATGCCCACCCG GTATTCTGTGGATATTCCCCTGGATAAAACAGTGGTCAATAAGGATGTGTTCAGGGATCCCGCTCTGAAACGCAAAGCAAGACGTGAAGCCAAGGTGAAATTTGAGGAAAG gtaCAAAACCGGCAAGAATAAGTGGTTCTTCCAGAAGCTGCGATTCTAA